One window of the Primulina eburnea isolate SZY01 chromosome 18, ASM2296580v1, whole genome shotgun sequence genome contains the following:
- the LOC140819747 gene encoding NAC domain-containing protein 83-like, which produces MEKFSFIEDGGVISKLPPGFRFQPTDKEIVFQYLARKIFSYPLPASIIPEIAVSGSGPRSFPTCGSDQERYFFINKAKYGKWNRTVIPTRAGFWRAIGPEKRIICPKTMPLVGIKRTLVFHEGKNSPVSKTDWIMHEYCITALATAACSIQQKNKISPGSLVPLGNWVLCHLSMKKTRIHDYSVGLGSYDSSSSSSSSMDSDSSSILSEVSSDIVSNDETDQ; this is translated from the exons ATGGAAAAGTTTAGCTTCATCGAAGATGGAGGAGTTATCAGCAAATTGCCTCCTGGATTCCGGTTCCAGCCCACGGATAAAGAGATTGTGTTTCAGTACTTGGCCcgcaaaatattttcatatccATTGCCTGCTTCGATCATTCCGGAAATCGCCGTTTCCGGATCAGGTCCCCGGAGTTTTCCAACAT GCGGTTCGGATCAAGAAAGGTACTTTTTCATCAACAAAGCCAAGTATGGGAAATGGAACCGAACTGTAATACCGACTCGTGCGGGTTTCTGGAGGGCCATTGGTCCGGAGAAACGAATAATTTGTCCGAAAACGATGCCACTGGTCGGGATCAAGAGGACACTGGTGTTCCACGAGGGGAAGAACTCTCCCGTTTCGAAAACTGATTGGATCATGCATGAATACTGCATTACTGCCCTTGCAACAGCAGCTTGTTCAATCCAGCAGAAGAATAAAATTTCTCCC GGCTCTTTGGTTCCATTAGGAAACTGGGTTTTGTGCCATTTATCTATGAAGAAAACAAGAATTCATGATTACAGCGTCGGACTTGGGAGCTATGATTCTTCTtcgtcgtcgtcgtcgtcgATGGATTCTGATTCTTCTAGTATTCTATCTGAGGTCTCTTCAGATATTGTTTCCAATGATGAAACTGATCAGTAG